In the genome of Xenopus laevis strain J_2021 chromosome 1S, Xenopus_laevis_v10.1, whole genome shotgun sequence, one region contains:
- the irf2.S gene encoding interferon regulatory factor 2 S homeolog, whose product MPVERMRMRPWLEEQINKDLIPGLKWLNKEKKIFQIPWMHAARHGWDVDKDAPLFRNWAIHTGKYQPGIDKPDPKTWKANFRCAMNSLPDIEEVKDKSMKKGNNAFRVYRMISVAERPSKRGKKNKVDNEQKIKVEEEEAPAPSINGASLAPIPFNIYSQQIKTEVDSTFNIVVVDPSMYNTGIIEEMIVANPPDVCQVVEVTTESEEQPSIRTQLYPLQISPISSYAESETDSVNSDDERTSHRHLQKIPGSKESVKMSSQRAPYHLPGMATFVTSKPDLQVTIKEEECPLPYNSSWPSFPDSTPYSQTGASSSLNSTQQDHETRASVIKKTSDVTQPRLKTC is encoded by the exons GAGAAGAAGATATTTCAGATTCCATGGATGCATGCTGCTCGTCATGGTTGGGATGTTGATAAGGATGCTCCTTTATTTAGGAACTGGgctatacacacag GGAAGTATCAACCTGGAATAGACAAGCCAGACCCGAAGACATGGAAAGCAAACTTTCGCTGTGCTATGAACTCATTACCGGATATTGAAGAAGTTAAAgataaaagcatgaaaaaaggaaacaatgcTTTCAGGGTGTACAGGATGATCTCAGTAGCAGAAAGACCATCAAAAAGAG ggaaaaaaaacaaagtggatAACGAACAAAAAATCAAAGTGGAAgag GAAGAAGCACCAGCACCCTCAATCAATGGAGCATCTCTGGCACCCATACCATTTAACATTTATAGTCAACAGATAAAAACTGAAGTTGATAGCACTTTCAATATTGTAG TTGTGGATCCGTCCATGTATAACACTGGTATTATAGAAGAGATGATTGTCGCCAATCCTCCTGACGTCTGCCAAGTTGTAGAGGTAACGACAGAAAGTGAAGAGCAGCCGTCAATAAGGACACAGCTTTACCCTTTGCAGATCTCTCCCATTTCTTCCTATGCGG aaagtgAAACAGACAGTGTGAATAGCGATGATGAACGTACG AGCCATCGACACCTGCAGAAGATCCCTGGCAGCAAAGAGTCTGTGAAAATGTCAAGCCAAAGAGCACCTTATCATTTACCTGGCATGGCAACATTTGTTACCTCCAAACCAGACCTGCAGGTCACGATAAAAGAAGAGGAGTGTCCTCTTCCCTACAACAGCTCCTGGCCTAGCTTCCCAGACAGCACACCTTATTCACAGACGGGTGCATCCTCTTCACTAAATAGCACCCAACAAGACCATGAAACTAGAGCTTCTGTCATTAAGAAAACCTCAGATGTTACTCAGCCGCGGCTCAAAACATGCTAA
- the LOC108704287 gene encoding protein kinase C delta type: MAPEVLQGQRYNAAVDWWALGIIMCQMASGDSPFYEGNDREKVISSIINDEPRIPRWLNDDLKDLLRKLLEKDPNQRLGAHGNIKYHPYFSSINWVELEWKKVPPPFQLRAVST, from the exons ATGGCTCCAGAG gTCCTGCAAGGGCAGAGATACAATGCTGCAGTGGATTGGTGGGCACTTGGAATCATCATGTGTCAAATGGCTTCTGGGGACTCCCCTTTTTATGAAGGCAACGACAGGGAGAAGGTCATCAGCTCTATCATCAATGATGAGCCCAGGATTCCTCGTTGGCTGAATGACGATCTGAAGGATCTTCTGAGAAAG CTCCTGGAGAAGGATCCAAATCAGCGCCTTGGTGCTCATGGGAATATAAAATACCACCCATACTTCTCTTCCATCAACTGGGTGGAGCTGGAATGGAAAAAAGTACCACCTCCTTTCCAGCTAAGAGCAGTAAGTACATGA